A region of the Salvia splendens isolate huo1 chromosome 11, SspV2, whole genome shotgun sequence genome:
TCATTGCTTCATCAATGTTGAAAgtgaatttctccccatgatAGTCCAgacaaattgttccatcaaaaacatcaattatagtCTTAGCGGTGCGTAGGAATGGTCTACCTAAAAGCActccgctagactcagcagattcatttTCACTCatcctaatcacatggaaatcagctagATACAAGAAATCATGCACCTTAACTATCACGTTTTCCAACACACCCTCTGGACtaatgcatgacctatccgctAAATGGATCACCACCTTCGTGTCAACTATTCTTACTCCTACCAGCTTCTTATagatggaaagcggtaaaacatttattgatgCTCCTAGGTCACACATAGCAGGCTCAATTCTAATGTCTCCAATCGAAATGAgcagggtgaacatacctgggtcaatGCGTTTTGacggcatcctccgcttctgaatcgCTGCTGACACAGTTTCCCCGATCACTATTTTGCCATTGGGTTTAGTCTTCCCGGCGATaaactccttgatgaatttaCTGAAAATAGGCAGCTTCAGGGCCTGGAGAAATGGCAGGTTGATTTCCAGCTTAATGAAGATTTCCATGAAACCCACAGGGTCGTCCTTTTTCTTCTTGGCCTCCCCTCGGTAGGGAAAGGGCTTCACTTGTTCGACCGTGTTGCTGGAATCTCCCTTGGAGGATTCTCCAGTCTCTTTCCTCATTTCTTCAACCTCCACCTCAGTtcctgggtctaggaaaaacgGGTCAGCCATTCAGGGTACTGGTTTACCCAAGTCTCCGATCTGGATATCATCATCCCTTCTAGCTTCCCCTTGTTTCAACTTTCCCTGTTTCAGTATCTTCCTTTTGTGGGGTTGGGTTATCCTTTTCCTTGCTCACCACAGGAGGTGTTCCGTCATCAATCTTCATTGTCGGACCTTTATACTCTCGTCCAGACCTGAGGGTGATTTGACTCATGTTCGCCCTGTCCGGTGGCTTGACTGTGGCAGGGATCTGTCCTTCGTTCATGCGCATTTCACTCAGAGAAGTCGCGATCTGAGATAAATGCTTCGACAGCATGTCCATGGTTGCCTTGTGCTCCACTTGAGCATCCTGAAGCTTATATACCACATCATTGTTGGACTGTATATTATTCTGCATATGTTGCTGTGAGCTGACCATATTGTTCACCATTTCATCGAGGCTCTTCGACTGCCTGGAGTTTTGCTGACTGGTATTCGGTCCTTGATGGTGGTTTGGTCCATGTCCCTGATTTGGACGAAAATTACCTTGAGTTCCCTGATTGTTGTTGTATTGATGACTCGGCCCTTGATACCCTTGATTCCCTTAGTAATTGGACTGAGGGTACTGGTTGTTGCCCTGTTAATTCCTCTGGTGTGGTGGCACAGAGGAGTTTGCTAGATTGTTCTGATTCTTATTGACCCAGTTAGATTGGTCGCTCTTATTCCGGTTGCCCCAATTGTTCTTTCCGCCTGACCAGTTAGATTGCCGCTCCTGAGGGTTCGAATAGTTGGTGTTCTGTTGTTGGAGTGGTAGATTCGGGTCATTATCAGACCATCTGAAGTatgggtggtccctccatggggTTTCCTTTTGCTTCCctgggttccaacttccattcgGATTCCAGCTTCCCATCGAATTTACATGAGCTTGAAATTCTCCCTCCCTGGGCGGACCATAGTACGGTTGAGTTTGCATTTCCTCTGGACTTGGTGCTTTCACCTTCTCTGGCCAGGTTGGTTACCTTTCACTATAGAACTTAAAAGTTCCTTCTCTAATAAGTCAATTCGGGCCTCCACCTTCTCATCGTTTTGCTCTATGATTGAATTAGCTGATCCTCTTCTGAGAATGGCATGCGGCTGATCATACGCCTTCTTTGAGTCAATTAATCTTCCTAGAATCTCTCTGGCGTCGCTCACACGCTTCTTGGTGAAATTTCTCCTctctcgaggagttcatcaaatccttggACTCGGGATTCGCCCCTTCACAGAAAATGTTGTAGACCTCTGCTTCGACCATTCGGTTGTTAGGACATGAGTCAAGCAGCCCTTTGAAGCGTGACCAATATTGGCTTAAGGACTAATCATAATCCTGTCTGCATGCTTGAATTTCCTTCTTGAGAGCATTAGACTTATTTGCGGGGAAAAAGTAGTCCAAGAAAACCAATTTGATACCTGCCCACGTGTGGATAGAATTGGCCGGTAACCTcaataaccatgtgttggcctcacCCTTCAGCGCAAATGGGGGCACGCGTAGTCGGTAATCCTCATCGGTCGAGTCATTGGGCCTCTTCTTAATACTGCAAAACTTGCAAAACTCATGGAGAAATTCATATGGACACTCAATCTTCCGTCCGTAGAAATGCTGCATCACGGACAACACATTTGTTTTGATGTCGATCGTCGTCTGGGCCTGGGTAATGACAATGGCTTGGGACGGCTCGCCATCCAGATGGGCAATGAGCGAGCCAATCTCTGGATCGTTATCCACCACGTTCTCCATATCCCTTGTACTCTCTTCCTCAGTTTCTGAAAATAACTCTGGTTCCTTCTTAACTGGCGAGGTCAGGTCCTCTTCACTTTCTGAACTCAACTGGAGTGGGTCAGCTGTTGttaaccctgatctggtggttacAGGGGGTAGAGCTTCTTTAGGCTGCCAGATGAACTGAGCGTTTCACCAATTGGGTGCGTGATTCCAGTTCCCGaaccttgagcctctgctcataaactgaaaagaaaaggaaaaacaaacaaatcaaaactatatatacCAAAACCTCTAAACACAAACATAAacaacgccatccatccccgacaACGGGGCCATTTGAAGTCAAGGAAGAAAAGGAGTGTGGTAATTGATGTATCACAATCCCACGGGGTCTAAAGGATTCGCTAGATCACATGGTCTAGGAGATCGTGGAACCTTCAGAAttcggtcgttggacacacactttTCCCGCTTCAAAACCCCAACTCactatactattggctagtatagggaagtaaaggatcgatcccacTAGGACGGATGTGTTAGCATGCATTTGGAGGGTTGCAACAAGTGGGTCGAAAATTTTAAACTACTGGGTCATGAGAATTAAAAGCACTCAAGTATTGGACCTAAGAACAAAGAAATACAAACCCATTAATGATTCAAGAACTTGAAATTAACTACAGAGGGTTCATCAAACTACTAGGTCAAATAAAAAGGATTCCTGATTTAGCGACTACGACAAAGAAAGCTGcaaaagcaaacaaacaacAGATCTGGGTCTAACTACCACCGATCTTCATATTCTTCAGCAAATAAACATGaacatgaaaaaaatagagcatCAAAAGCAAAGTAAACATGGATCAGATCTCAGACATTACGTTTAAGCATAAAACtattagatctaagctaccagGTCGAGTAAATCGAAAGCAACAGACATAGCCATGCAGATCCAACAAGTACGTATCAGATTCATCTCTCCAAACCACAATCCACTCTAGATCCAaccaatccaaactcaacaacacCCAGATCCATATCTATCCACTCCGATTCAAACAATTCCACAACTAACCAACTCAGATTCAACCAATCTCAACTCCAATTCAACTCTCAATTGCAAAAAGCATCCAAAATCAGTAAAACCCACATCAAACATCAGAAACTCTAGtaaaacagaaaatagaaactGCCATAACCacggaaataaggttcaaacACAAAAGCAGTCGCCGAGCTTCCGACAAAGAAGTTCACGGCAAGAGACAAAACAACGGAAAAGTAAatgattgtatcttcgccccagtgaggacggtgttacaccatagaAAATAACTACCGCCAAGCCTGCCCAGAATTTCCCATCGGTGCCATGTGCGTGTTAAGTGAGCTAATTAGAAATGAAATTAAGGAGACTAAACTTGATGGTGAGAAGTGGAAGGTGATAGAATGATGATCTATCTTCAAAGGAGTTGTCCCTTTATATAGTTGAGGCTCGGATCCCTAGGGCACTCCTTCTTCATGATTTGTCCTTTATGCCCttgatcttttttttatttgttccttGCTCCACTTTTGCTTTCTGCCAGCGTCTTTGTCATTTCTTTGGGCTGGTAGATTGTTGGCGCTTTTCACTTCATTTCCCTCCTTTTTCTCTGCCTCGGGTAATTTGTATGCACTTCCCGGATCCGGCAAATTTTACACGCACCTGAACTTACAAACACTTATTAGTTCACTGAATTTACAGAATTTAACccataaccaatgcatgaaatgagcattatcaattactataaatggtaaaaaggctccacattccaataactcattccactcacatatcatttagagtgaactacataaatggtacttgATCTTTCACTGTCGCACAAAAATGGtatctgatctttattttatactccctccgttttttaaaaatagaaacatttgaaacagcacgggttttaatgcacaatttggtaaagtaagagagagtgagagaaaaattggtaaagcaagagagagagagagaaaaaaaatggtaaagtaagagagagagaaaaaaaaaagtggtaaagaaagagagatggagaaaaaaattggtgttagtggattatggtACCACTTTATTAGTGgtataagtggtaaataaaatgatgtataGGGGTGTaaagatttcctaaaatagaaagtttgaaagttgctatttttaaggaacatactaaaatggaaagagttgttatttttaaaatacggagggagtatcgtttttggtaccatGTGACAAAAATGACCCTAgataccaaacatgtgattattTGGTTATTGGggatatatatttttgaaaacttcaattaaatagtaccaaatagtatgtgatttcttttttcttcctttcttatttctttttttcttctttaattttttttttcttcattttcttctttctttttagtatttgctcttcctttcttctttcttctttcttttttctccttagtttatgttacctcttttttcttttctcttctttttcttctttctttttagtgttttttacatacatctaattgcatttataatataaatcaagaacaaaacacctaactaaattaattatttaaactaattaaatcaattgaatattttaattaaattattttatactgttgaaacacctaactaaaaatattcaattttttatattattatgaatacaattcaaaattttgaatttttattaagactatattgaatagttaataatttaatataaaataataatactaataataataataatagttattattaaataatattatataattcataatttatataattatactataaatgtttattaattaatactagtttttagtattataataataatattattattattataattaaaactataattttaattaagtatatttgaataatatttaaaaatatcaaaattaattattaatatataagatcaaaataataatattaatattgattaataataatagtataaagagtgaggagaatgagagacAATATTATTATATCGcttttggtactagtttttTGTATGCCCAAAATATCCTTTATGATACAAATGGtaaaatgtatttgtttagagggcattttggggtgaaaattgcatcaggtaccaaaaatgtgatttacaGGTataaaaaacgatataaaataaagataagataccatttatgtgcgaaagtgaaagatcatgtacaatttatgtagttcactctatcattcaaaattaatatacaCAAGTGggacacatattccactaactttcttccttccacttttcttaacatttcttaaaacccgtgccggaaagaaatgagactcctattcgcagacggagagagtagctgTAAAAAATTAACTTTTCATTCTATATATTTCCtctgtcccactcaagatgttcaCCTTTCCTTTAAAGTTTGTCCTACTCAAGATGTCCATTTTCTATATTCAGATATAAATCCATCTTTCCTctcttctcattaaaatataCAACTATATTTTTCTCTACTTACTCCACCTAACAAGTTCACTTAAAATTCCATGCCACTAAAAAATGTGAACATTTTGAGTAGAATTGAGGGAGTATAATACAGGTATATAAAACTTTGTTAACAATtatataatagataaatgagtTACAAATTTAAATTCAGTATAAgagatattttaaattttaaattttgtcaatttatatttatgtttatatttaatttataaaaaaatatttaagttaTATTGAATCATGTTTATGTTTAAGCATGTATctcaaaaatataataattaaataacgtatatgtatatatatatatatgactattttttatgaTCTTGTATTaagggatgtaatcaaatgcaaactctaaatattgtacaaactctaaattATAATTTCGAGTGTtggaaaatgtcaacacagtgtcaacgatTTATGCTGTGTTGAaaccgtgttgacattttttgttgctgtaattttatcatctgttgacattttctaatggtccagatcatagttttgATACAATATATAGAATATGCATTTTATGACTACCCCATGTATTAAATtgtaatgttaattttatcgttAGCTTTTTGATTAATCCATTGGACTAGTCCGAAATCCTAGTGTTTAAGGTTAAGATTGAAATTTCTAATCCAATAAAAATCATAACTTGGTTAGTTTGCACCCGAATTAACCACAATCTGAGTAATATTGACTCGAAAGTCGAAACCAAACCTTCAGAGTTTATCAGATTGACATCTCTAattacactactaataatgtgagtctcattgtatactactaataatgtgaGTCTCATTGAAAATGAGATTTTGTTAGTAAAGTGAAAagcaaataaagtaaaagatggaataaaatagacataaaaaataaaagagagaatgcCAAAATGGAATATGAATCGCTTAGCAAGAGATAGAGGGAGTAACATCTTTCTCTTTTTCTCAcacttattaattttgaattaaaactcgtactccctccgtccgtcattaggagtcctGGTTTACCAGTTTAGTACGTCCATCATTAGAGTAGCCACAGTGGTGGCctatctctattttttcctGCCACGTCAGCAGGCCCATCCCAGAGCATATctgtaacgccccgtttttctaaacctTTTTTGTGAACCCTAAATTACTGGTTTTTAATGATATTATTTTTGCtagtccgtgaattaattgttggtgGATTAATTGTTGTTGGACTAGAAACTGTGAAACAATGACTGCGCGAATTTAATTAGTTCATGTCCGTgcggaatatttattggactcaattccgtgttggatccgataaattaaataaataatatgaaaatctagtccgtgataaataaattgcggactgcacaatttaaaataaaacacaaTGGACCGCGAATtaaacaaatttaaataaagatccTGCTGATATCTTCCTCCTCCGTGAAAAGatattcctcctccgtgatctgcaaatgaATACCAGATAAATTCAATCAATTCAAATAAGGGAAAAAAAGGGAATTTCGAATTCCTCCTCCCCTCAACACCGTTCTCCCCTCTCTCCCCACTCCCTTAAATCTCTCTCACATCCAAACCACCCATCCCTCTAATTTAATAATCAAATCAATTCATTCTTCCTATTATACACGTTCCCCGCAATCAAGAAACCAAGACTTCTCCTTTCTACTTCAATTCAAGGTAAACTCTGCagaattttttctctctattctaCATGCTCTGCAATTAACTCATTCACCCTTCTCTGTAGAAAACCAGAATTGAAATCGGGGAAAGATTCATCATCTACTCTTTCAAAATCAGTCTGTAAATTGAAGGTATACAACTCTCCCATCCAAATTCCAATTTCATACTACTGCATCCATATATATTTCACCCTACTGTTGCCACAATCTGCGATATATCTCCTAATCGAATGAATCGAAGCAAACTAAACTAAAGCAAAGAGATTTAATTCACGGAATCAAATAAAGAACTTACCTTCGGGGAGGAAATCGGGGCTGGATCGGGGCTGACCgaaggcagcggcggcggcacCTCCCGGCGGCGACAGCAGCAACAGCACCAGCGGCTGCGTGATGGTGGCGACAGCAGCGGCGACGGACAGCAGCCTCTTCCCGACGAGCAGTAGCAGCAGCGGCCTCCGGCGTCGCGAGCCTGACCCGGCGGCGACACCAGCAGCAACGGCGACGCGTGGCTGGGTCCGATCCTGTCTAAATCGGAGGCGACGAACAGGCTGACCGCCGTCCAGACACGACGAATTCAGGAATCGGGcgtttggaaaaaaaataaaatcgaaTGGATTGTTGTAATCTGAGATAGAGTCGAAGAAATACTAGATAAGGCGTGCGACGAAGGAACGGCGGCGGTGGCTGGCGGAATTGGAGAAGCCGACGGGAATCTGGGGAAACTTCTTCAATGTGGTCGAGAGAAagaattggagagagagagagagagtgaggctTGAAGGAGGGAGGAGAATAAGTTGggcttttgattttttttttaagagAACTTTGGGCCTTTGTAATTTTAAAGGATTTGGGCCTCAAATTAAATTGGAGAATTCATTAAATCTCTGGGCCCCATTTAAATCTTTAAGCcttaaaattttatttggatatataaggtggggaagtaattaagctttggggcttttaaataaatctttgggccggtACTTAATCGTGacggaattatttaattaaatcccaaattaatttttgaagtgTGAATCATTTACCTCAGGCCcggaatatatacatataattttcttaacaaagagaaatagttgcgatagtTTAATTAcacacttttataattttggggattttatttcgatatcgttGAGGAatatacgaggagccaacggaagAATTTGGGGCataagcggccgccgaataatcgaaaaacCGAGTTAAaccgagataaaagactttgcctaggatgcatgcattttcatttatttatttgaaacagtgtgttgatttatctattacataaattgttaaaggtgaatcatcgcaaggaATCGTGACCGCAAGGGAAAGAAtgtaatttcaaattaagcactcgaggtgggctttattttaAATATGGACAACGTCCtgaaatattttatcgatggaaatgaaactgtatttatcatgccgtgatttgatttttaacgtgcctatctgatatggctacgcgccactgttatataaatcgaattcgggtcctcgttggaccgcaaaccctacttggactagtgtacacctatggtagatcgtgtgctagcgtacgggctggccggtctagtggcttggtttgtggccacattccaagtcatgtattggtagatatggctaacgtctatgggaaaatgactgatcagtcgacttttactatgggaaaatgattttagtgcctcgggcctttctaaagctaaaccccgacggttacttaagtatggcatgataaattgacaactttattgaaaatgttttcggcatgagcccattgagtattcttatagtactcagccccgcatgtattttccctatgtgcaggttgagcggcgacgaggatgtggtggtgttgagcaagtgaatttaatatattattgatgtctttgaaccttgagtgtcgttgtgtcttcacacatgacgtcactctttctcttggtcgtttccgctgtgacgtgtcgtttaattatgatttatttgggccgacaactttaGCTGTTAGGGTAATGGATATTCTGaatttcttgttggataatattaaactcttggttatttatttggatattaattgttggtccaacttgtgttgaaactctaattcttttcgtctttctatttaattcttttaatcacgatcgcccgtgtttattaaccctaaggggcggtcgtgacagtttggtatcagagcctcagtttctttccgctctggacccaagagtcttttggATTCAAAATCTATCCTTGTATTAATTGGCTAAAGTGTTAAAcctcgaaggctcaacaccacaactcgtcacgcccaaccacgaaAGAAGCGGTAAGAACATTTTGgcgatttttttaaatgaattaccgaaaattttgaaattcggtggAAAAATGGTTCCTTGCAAAAATGGCAATTCTGGGCCTATTGGAATTTTAAAGTAAATGCTATGGCTTTGGAAAATATTGTGGTCATACGAGACGCGACAAACTATGGGACGTGAGACACTATGGAAGTATGTTATTGAAGGTGTTGAATGTGATGGATATTGAAGTATGAAAATGAATCGCATGCTTGAGACGGGGACTTGTTATTACATGTTTGAACTGCGAATTTAATTTGAAGAACATATATGTTGAATACTTGAACGGCGAAAATTCTAATGCATATTTTGTTGAAATCATATGATTTTGGAAGTATGAAACGCAAACTATGACGCGTGTGTAGATGCAATTACGTGATTATGGTATAAAGATGGACATGAAttgcatgatttatgaaatgtgattcCATGGGCGACGGATTGATTGAgttactattttaaatattaatatatggtGGATGAAATGCTATGGAATGCCAAATGGTTTATATGGATAAACATGTTTGACTGAGCAATGTAATAAATGACGTTTTATGTGATAGTTCATGATTGATGAAATACTATAGAATCAATATGAAAGTGAAATGTTGAATTTTGAACCTTGTTGCAAACGTAGAACCCATATGAAGCTTGAATTAAGCAACGATCGAATATGTGTTGAAGTATGAGACTATGAACTATATCTGgaaaacatagagtgcctaagaagtatgctaGGCTGAACGTGCTTGAACATAGTTGTAAATTTATGACCataatatcactttcctgagtgatgggACAAACGAAAACATATACTTCGAACTAGACGGATTATTGTAATTGTCTATTGTCTTCCCTGGATGATAAGAACAAAACAAAAGGAAGTTTCTAACGAGATCAAGGAAAGAAGAAATGTTAGGTGATGTATCCTTACAACGACGAGAATTTGTGCCTGCAATCAAATAGAGTGAATACAATCGGGCATAACATGTTAATGCAACGACGCGTTACAAATATGACAACACTTATGACACGTTAAGGCCGGGAGGGTTATTACCATGTTTTAATGAGAATGACCGCTAGGGCGTGCCAAAAACAATATGAAGATATGACCTTCAAGGACAATTAATTGTTGTAACGACACCAAGAGTCTTGACTTAGAAACAAGAGTTTTCGAGAACGCTTCTATTATCTTCGGAAAATGACAGAGTGCCACCTTTGTAGCTAgaatggatgaatttaattgaCGGTACTTACTTAGATTATCAGAAATTTCTTTCTATGAAGCTCCTTGACAATGGTATTCTTTTCGTGCATTTGGAACTTTTGATTGACCTGcaatttgcaagtgatgcatcactgttTCCTTTTAATGAAAGTAGTGACTCATTCTTGTTACTCATGAGTCATTTTCGGAGCCATTTTAAATCAATGGCAATTTCAATAGTGCTCCTCATGTTGAAACCCATCCTGATCCAAGTAAGACTATTAAATAGATTTCTAAATTCTTGATACAAGACtctcaagaaagacaatggATCGATCTCTGCAAACACAATATGAGGAATAAGTTTCAAGAGACACATACCAAAATGATACACCAACCACACCAGGAGTCGAATATTTTTACATCCATGCTTAGTTgtagcaagcagccaaagaatcGAACGTTACGTCATACCAGACATTaggtcttgagaaacaaaagTCGAGAGAAGTCGTGTACATCAAATGATCACGTTTTGCGGCTCAGAATTTATGTAAGTGGTTGATCAAGGGAGATACGCATAACAACTGAGAGTCGGAGTATTAAGGTCGTCGCATAAGATCATCGTTGTACAATAGTAATGGAATGAAAATACGAGTACCCTGATAGATTAAGATATACGAATGAAGGTCGTAGACGAGAGGAAATCGTCCAGCAAGTGGCGAAATtgaatcaactaaaatgtgaaACAATCGAAAAGAGAAACGCGTGcaagcaccatcaccatcacctcctccacctaaGCCAGAATGGCATATTGAATAGTTTTTGCTAAAGCAAAATCCTCCTATATTCGATGGGATAGGAGAGCCAGCAAAGGCCGAGACTTAGATAAGCGTATTGGAGAGCATCTTCGAATTCTTTAAGTGCACCGAGGAAGAGCAATTGATTTATGTAACCTACCAACTCACGGATTCGGCCAACTTTAGGTGGGACCAAGCAAGGGACC
Encoded here:
- the LOC121754438 gene encoding uncharacterized protein LOC121754438; this encodes MADPFFLDPGTEVEVEEMRKETGESSKGDSSNTVEQVKPFPYRGEAKKKKDDPVGFMEIFIKLEINLPFLQALKLPIFSKFIKEFIAGKTKPNGKIVIGETVSAAIQKRRMPSKRIDPGMFTLLISIGDIRIEPAMCDLGASINVLPLSIYKKLVGVRIVDTKVVIHLADRSCISPEGVLENVIVKVHDFLYLADFHVIRMSENESAESSGVLLGRPFLRTAKTIIDVFDGTICLDYHGEKFTFNIDEAMTKSLDVENLHAVDIINPSVQEYLETELMQEQIDN